ttaactatatatttaaataaataaataaaattgattagaaaatatttattaataattacgttGAATTTGATGAACTAGAATGATCAGCTGCATAACCATTAAGAGAAGATACATCAGACTTAATATCAACTTTAATGTTTGAATCAATTTTTGAtatctaaaatacaaataaataggtaatattgaatattacatgtaaaatatctaaaaaaaaattgattttaaaatatatgaacatatttattatttaataattattgtacaaaaactaaaaactaaattagtgTCCCAATCATTTTACTCCAAATAGCTATTAGTTCCAAAATCATTTGTAATAGTCCTAACAAAAAACAGTAAGTTGTTTTGGTCATATTGAAGTGTAAAAGAAgcatataaaatttgttgaaggtattataaaaatgttagttaaATGAGTCATAAATGTAATTCTAATGTTTATGGTTTATTACCTTTAACTAGAGAGCGGATCTTAaggtttttacatatttttattggctTATGCAATTTTACGAGGATGAAAAATGTGGACAATTCATTCACCACAGAGTTGGTAagagaaaatttatttttcatattaaagcatattttgtacattagaGAATATTTAgcctatttttcatattttacaatgtaatcaaaaattgctgaaaaaaaaccatacacctaaatacttaatttctcgagttataattttatattttttttataatcattcaaTTATCTCTTTTTTTGTTATCGCATTAGTAATGGTGGTCATtccataaagtattataacaatataatataatattactctatGGATCATTCTGTTACTCTCAATCCGTGATTGTtacagatatataaaataaatataatatattatttatacatatacttatttCTGTAGTGATTGTATCATAGATAAAACTAATCTGTTACCAAAGGAATGGcgcataatagttatttattgaactatttttttcttttataaaatttttaatattttaatatacttttttatatattttaaaaacatttcctatatatattatatttaataaggtaCCTGTTGGTCATATTacaagaatattttgtatataaaatatgaaaaaaagatttaagtaaattcaaaaatgtataacataccGCAAGTAGTTTTGAACTATTTGGTGTTATCCTACTTATAGCtgcaatacaaaaaatgtaatcatattCAGGATATAAATTGTCAATTGATTTTTCCTTATTTTCTGTAggctaaacaaaaataaatctacaaattttaatcttaacaaatatatatatatatataaatcaatatataccAATTTGATTTCTCTATcagaattaattaatgtagttCCTTCAGATGTTGAACCATGAACTTCTTTATGAGGAccgtgtaatataatttcagaatTTGTTTGGAACAATGCAGGAGGAGTAATGGCATGAGTTTCCCAAgattctgaaataaaaattgaataaaaaattaaatatttctcacATACTAATTGGAAAAAGAGAGCGATATTGGTATGATTGATATTTGCAGAACCCAATATAAAACGAttagtaactataaaaaatgtgttttgaatattaacttaattgataaaattctcttaatttgtttaaaacttaaagcatagttgaatataatatgtatattttacttggTTATGTAATCACTTGTTGatttacttatacttatatctttaagggaaatattttaattgcacgcatcttatttatatactattaatgtatacttgttaataagttaatagtagtatagtattaatttattatagttactttcACTCATGTCTGTAATGGAAGTTTGGGCAGCGAGATATTGAGAGCTGGTAACTATCTTGTCTTTGGCGGTCTGCTGTATATTGGAATGGTCTATGCTGTTGAATTCACTGACCGACGACTGTTCACAGTTCaatatttgttcattattGGTAAGACATACTGCCTCATTGTTGGTCAGCGGTAAAGCCATGTCTTCGTCGGTCGGTTCGGTCTTGGTCGGCAACGAATGCTCGGTTTTGAGTTCAATCTTGTCGTCCATGGtcgtacatttattataaccgTTTATTTCGTTCGTAACAAAACTGGACTGGCTCTGAATCAGACGTGTAGTGCTGTCGAATTAAATACCGGATTGCGTTGGCCGCGAAAACTTCAAGTCGAACTTTACTGGATTTCTGACGGTTGCGCAGAGCTGCTAATGAACGTGAAACGATCATACGACATACTCGTGCACGTCTTGTATAATCACCAACGAACGCCGCGAAAAAATCATAATGGCTGATGTTTGATACAACGATACGTTTAAGAATCCTGATTACTGATTAGTGATTTATTTGGATTTCGGATAAGCGATATGAACATATTGTAGTGTGATAGTGCAGGACGTGGGTTGTTGGGCTTGTTAAGACGGCCATAATCATTAAacaaacatacatatataatttctatGGGTACGGTAAACGATGTTGTTGTTGTGCAtgtgtatagatattatagtatcaaTATCCGTGGTCCCATTTCgacgaattattaattactccCGTGTCTTCGTGTTTACAACTCGAGAAGTggtttatagttattaccaCGAGTTACCATTGAATCTTATCACCAACGCTGTGGTGGTTGTTGATAAGCTGCGTGTAGTCGTTTCACGTGTTTGCCTAACCGGCCCCAAGCGGCAAACATAAACacgtgatttttttgttttttaaattaccgtATGTCACtcaattttcattatactATTGTTCTGATTCCGAATTTCGATGTCTTACAACAATAACAGAAACAGCTTCGGCCGCGgaggcggtggcggcggcggaggAGGAGGTGGCGGTTTTCGAGGCCGAGGTAAATCacgtaatattgttttaagcaCCTTTCGTTGATTATGCGTCGTGCgattccataatattattagctttAAACTTGACATTGTCTTGAAAATCATTTCGAAgactgtaattatttttaaaataattatatttatttctaacttatttttaattttgatccatgtatttaagtattcttatttttattattgacttcTACTTGTTGTGTTGTTTGTACTTACTGCCACTACTTAGTTaggactataaaataaaatacttttatacaatttcaGGTGACGGAGGTGGCCGAGGAGGCGGTGGCGGTAATTTCCGTGGCGGCGGTGGAGGCCGTGGTGGAAGAGGTGGTTTTAATAGGTTTGCAGAACAAGGACCACCAGAAgaagtatgaataataatttttacatttttttcattggttAATTTCATAGATcagatagattattttttacaacactTCTTTCCCTGTATTAATactggtaaaaataatttcacaaaGATCTGGTATAGACTTATGATAAGTGATCGGTTATAATACAAATCCTACTTTGTAATTCTACGTATGAGTgcttttatgtaatttttgtaagTATCAAGTCACTTTCTCTATCTGCCATTTTCCTGTCCAATGCCTTTCCCcatgcatattatatcttttattattatcttgtaagaataatataatttattttaaaaaatgttaatttatatgttattcatGGAAAGTGTCCATGAatcgtttgtatattatgttatagaaagtaaattaaaattgacaagaatataaaccaaattaataattttgctaCTATATCATACATTATCAGACATAAGTTCTAATCACAAATACTAATCGTTCACGCTTTAAAATTTGAGTTGTAATTGATACTTTATACTAGGTAATACTGATTAGTGACCTTTTAAACACTAagacattattcaaaaaaaaaaaaatattgcacaaTAAAATACCCTTTTGATACATGATCAAACTTTAAGTTGAAAGACTTTTAAACTGAagacaatttaatatgtatatgtagtaAAGTTGTgtataatcataatcaattagataatgtttttatgtattaatttggttatttataataaaacattgtgattattatttcttttgtttCTATAGGTAATACCTCTGGGTTATTTTACTCATGCTTGTCAAGATGACATTATTTGCAAAGCTGAAATGGAAGACGTTCCATACTTTAATGCACCTATATACTTTGctaataaacaacaaattgGAAAAATAGATGAAATATTTGGCACATACagtgattattttgtttccaTTAAGTTAAACTCTGAAATTAAAGCAAAATCTTTCAAAGGAAATGAcaaggtaattataattttttagtttgttattgagtgcattatacattttcaaattattaaaattgtttcatgTTTTAGTTATACATTGATCCAGCAAAACTGTTACCACTGAAGAAATTTTTACCTCAACCTGGCGGTCAGAGAGGTAGAGGTGGCGGTGGAAGAGGACGTGGTGGTCGAGGAGGAGGTGGTCGTGGAGGAGGTGGTTTCGGTCGTGGTGGTGGCGGAGGAGGCCGTGGTGGTTTTGGacgtggtggtggtggtggccgTGGAGGCGGTGGAGGACGAGGATTTGGCGGTGGACGAGGTTTTGGTGGTGGCGGTGGACGAGGAGGAGGAGGACGAGGTTTCAagagatgaaaataatattaaaataaacaaatatttgtgttaataTCATGTTCtcataatatttctttgaCTACGagattattaaatctatttgaatttaagaccaaattattttacatgttattTATCATGTTCTATGCTGTATTAAACTTAAgcctttattaaaaaaaaaataaaccaatttttattattttatattttttgttatcataaaattgataaatatatccaATTCAGAGttctttattaattcatacacggtactaaatttaatagttttaaaaatgtatgtatattattctttaaattttaggcTATCACTATCCTTGTATAAACTAATGTAAGTTATGTTATGAACCCTGAATTTTGAGATTGAAACAAACCAAATATGTACaacttttatcaaaattcaaatcaaacctggataaaattttaaaaactaattagagcaataaaataaaataaaatgaaattttgttttttatggaTTTAGTCacataagataaaattaatttaattttaaaacaatgattttaagcaattgattttatttggttctaatattggtaattttaAGTCAGTTTTCCaaactatacaatatgtttggattggtattgttttaaaattagatattttatataattactaagctatgaaacaataattattacattttttaaataaatgaaacaataaGAAATTAGTTAACTTAatctagtattaaaaataaaatatttggataattattgaaaataaaatcacttatTTTCCTATATTGCATTACCAATGCtatttatttggtatttatacaatatttaattcctGAGTCCTGACATTGgtcttaattttttgatataaaaattatatatttttataacgtgtTCTTTACGCTGAGGCGTGATATTAAAatgaagttataattttataaggttttgatttttttattagtaataattgggatatcactattattacaaaaattaaataaaatatattatttaacgaaTAGGTTTGTAAACTTACTAtgtctaaaaaattatcaagagaaataacttaaaatacctTTAAAAATCACCCAAATTTTTGATAGGCACATAAGCGAGAGTAAAACTATGGTTTACTTTATCGTATTTTCTTAACACTTCTTTATTTGaactaaattaacaattatacaaaaatgaaatactgatcaattagtttttatttgtttgagtAAGACACTACATCGTAATCGTAGACGTAATCACATTGAAAAATCGAACAGCTATTTTCATCCGAAACTCATTAGATACCTATACTTGAAAAGTATTAGAGCAGATATTCAATacgaataaaatagtattgtacaattcataaacaattattgttctttaatataatgttttgaattccctaattatttatacatttttatatgcattaaaattaataaaatagcccTAAAATTCGAGATAAATTGTAATCATTCAATCATTGAAGTATCTGTCgcataaaactaattatgtacctacatggAAGTTGGAATGCATTGTTATTGAGCACCCAAACATCCATTGAAACCCGAaacctatacctattaacATGGTCGcccataagtaatattttaggggggtcaaaataataaaattctcaaatgtaaggtattaaagataataataatattatggtaatatttattgaactacaagttttaaatattttttgcccAGGGGGGGGGGACAATTACTCTATCTTGCCCCACCCAATGGGCCCCCATGCCTATTTATAAGTCTGTCAAACTATTCTAAAacgaagtttttattttaatacttaaaagtataatgGAATATCCtgggttatttttttagtattttaccatGAGTTTTGCTATTAAATTCTCTCTGAATGGAGATTATTGTTGTAACATCTCAAGCATacgattatgttttattattagttcaaagtttatatttttaaaaatatttttactcaaaaaaaatacattaaattttagtaggtatcaATGTAGTGTGTACCACGGATTACAGACTTTTCAcctgtttaaaacaattataaatactgtCGAGTCgcaatagttcaaattttttttaacttaccacctaaaagtataaaacggGCGCAGTTCATAAATTGACATCcccgttaaaatattataataaacttaaatagtcAATAGGTAGTTGACAATCATagtctttgaaaaaaaaaacagtcgaGCGATCCCGAAAGACTTCATACGTCGTTGGCTTGGAatctatattacctatatgaacTTTTCGTCTAGGAGATTTTCAGTTTTCTCGGTGTCGagcaatattcataataaattcattatcgaTTTCGAGTTTCACGAATAAAACACTACCTATATTCGTACATCCTACCTGCGTAACacgctttaaaaaattaacagtaaTACGATGTCGGACGTGAATGATATCGGGGCAGTCTTACAACTAGCAATCGATCAACTTGAGTTAGGTCTGTATAGCAACTGATAACATCACTTCTGCAgcagaaaaaaaacactaacGATGTCGATGACATCATCATTAAAGTCATTGAAGATTTTATGGATGTAGTGTGCTTTAATGACTATTCGTTGCCCTACGGAGACGCACCGTCAACCGAGGAAGATCCTGAGCAGCCGGTCGAGTCTATCACTCTCGAACAAGTAGCGGCTGTTGACATTTTTTGCAAAAAGCGACGTAGGTACGACAAGATATGGTGGTCGGATAGGACGCGGTACCGGTCAAAGGTGCGGAATTGAGGAACGCGTTTGGAGAGCTAGATCCGGATGTAACAGCATTGCAACCCGCTCCACGTCGAAAACGGATATTCGCCGCGACTTGGAAGGGCTTCAGACGAGTTTTCGGGTGTGCCGTCCGGATCTAGTCAGCCGACCAGGTCTCTAAATGCATTCTTTAATTCCGTCTGGCTGCCCTGATATTGTaagagttaaattaataacaaacgaCGACACGACGTACTAAACTGGGATAAACCTATTTAAAGACCAATAAGTAGAGATGaacaaataggtacataaaggTAACGGGATGAtctctaaatttttttgtaactaatcccagtaaaatatttattttgcttataattacaaaatagtttaaatacagGTAGATTATATAGACTAAAAAGTaggagtaaaaaaaatttttagttgtattaaaatttcaaaaaaaaaagagttgtTATGAATCTGTTgagcaataaaattaaaattaaaactaatatttacctGCGATGGTcctcaacatttttaacaagatATTGAACCACTAGTTTCAGAAAATACTCTGTGGAGTGAGCACTAAACTTGTTATCCATTTTCAAACTAGTTTTGCGTAACATAAGAAGATTTctgcagtaaaataaatataataaattaacaaaaattaaattcgcATTTCAATTAGATTGTACCTGTAAAACTTTGGTGATTTGACTTctctaaaatattctaattctTCTTCATATCATATGTGTGGACGTAGGAATCTCAGCGCCGAATATATTTGATCCAAGTTTACACCGAAACCAAGAGGTATCAGCAAGATTgtgtaaaacttaaaaattgtataggtagctataatatattcaatataaaaaaataaaatcataccaAACCAATAAAAATGAGTTAAAGTGTTTCTGAAATTAAGATTTGACTTCTTATATCTTGATTTATAAAAGtgaaattacttattagtcaTTACTTACTCTAAGACCGTGGCTTTGTCAtagcaatttattaaatttgaatgcaacaTAACACAATATGCGAAGAAAATATGCTCGTGGCTGCTTACTTTTTTGTTACCGCGAGATAGCGCTAtcatatactatttttgttttcttacaGATTTGTGGAATATTGTTTCAGTCAGCCGATGTGGCTGTTCAAGGCAATACAATTGCTGAATTAGATTATGGCAGTTACGAAAATGGATGTA
The DNA window shown above is from Aphis gossypii isolate Hap1 chromosome 2, ASM2018417v2, whole genome shotgun sequence and carries:
- the LOC114123173 gene encoding H/ACA ribonucleoprotein complex subunit 1; the protein is MSYNNNRNSFGRGGGGGGGGGGGGFRGRGDGGGRGGGGGNFRGGGGGRGGRGGFNRFAEQGPPEEVIPLGYFTHACQDDIICKAEMEDVPYFNAPIYFANKQQIGKIDEIFGTYSDYFVSIKLNSEIKAKSFKGNDKLYIDPAKLLPLKKFLPQPGGQRGRGGGGRGRGGRGGGGRGGGGFGRGGGGGGRGGFGRGGGGGRGGGGGRGFGGGRGFGGGGGRGGGGRGFKR